Sequence from the Janthinobacterium lividum genome:
GCTGGTGCGCGCGCCCCTCGCCAGCGGCGACGGCGCTGCCCAGGCAGGCAATGCCGCCACGCAGACGCTGGACCTGCCGGCCGCGGTACCCGGCATCGACCTGGCAGCGGCCCTGCACCGCTTCGGCGGCGACTACGGCGCCTTCCTGGCCCTGCTCAAGCGCTTTGAAAATTCGCAAGGCGACGCCGTCGAGGAAACCCGGCGCCTGCTGGCCGCCGGCCAGGCGCCGCAGGCGGCGCAACTGCTGCACCGCGTCTGCGGCGTGGCGGCCAACCTGGGCGCCACGCAGATCGCCAGCCTGGCCGCCGAGACGGAAAAAACGCTGAAAACGGGGCGATCGCACGCCACGGCCGCCTTGCTGGGCCGCCTGGAACAGGCGATGGCCGAAGTCATCGAAGCGGCACGCACCCTGCCCTCGCCCCTGCGGCGCAGCCAGCCGGCAGCGGCCGCGCCCGGCAGCGGGCCGCTCGACCTGCACGCCGGCCTGTCCGAGCTGCTCGTCTTGATCCACAACAACAACCTGAAAGCGCTGGCGCAATTCCACGCCCTGCACCCCGCCATACAACAGTCAGACCGGGAAGCGGCACTGGCGATGGCACATGCGATTGAAACGCTGAATTTTGCCGAGGCGGAAAAACTCGTGCTCGATCAGCTGAAACGAGAGGAAAACAAGTGAGCTGGACCAACCTTGCCATGAACGGGCGCATCCTCATCGTCGATGACGCCATGGAAAACATCCAGATCCTGCACCAGCTGCTGCGCGAGGAACACGACGTGCTGTTCGCCCTGAGCGGTGAAAAGGCGCTGGAAATTGCGCATAATCAACAGCCGGACCTGATCCTGCTCGACGCCGTCATGCCCGGCATGGACGGTTATGCCGTCTGCAGCGCGCTGCGCGAATCGGCGCTCCTGAGCGCCATTCCCGTCATCTTCGTCACGGCCCTGAACCAGCCAGAAGACGAGACGCGGGCGCTGGAAGCGGGCGCCGTCGATTTCATCACGAAACCGTTCAACGCGGCCGTCGTGCGTGCCCGCGTGCGCAGCCAGCTGACCATCAAGCGGCAGGCCGACGCCATGCGCGAACTGTCGCTGACGGACTCGCTGACAGGCGTGGCCAACCGGCGCAGCTTCAACGACACGATGGACAGCGAATGGCGGCGCTGCGCGCGCGACGGCGTGCCGATGGCCATCATCATGGCCGATATCGACCACTTCAAGGATTACAACGATACTTATGGCCACCAG
This genomic interval carries:
- a CDS encoding diguanylate cyclase domain-containing protein — its product is MSWTNLAMNGRILIVDDAMENIQILHQLLREEHDVLFALSGEKALEIAHNQQPDLILLDAVMPGMDGYAVCSALRESALLSAIPVIFVTALNQPEDETRALEAGAVDFITKPFNAAVVRARVRSQLTIKRQADAMRELSLTDSLTGVANRRSFNDTMDSEWRRCARDGVPMAIIMADIDHFKDYNDTYGHQAGDLCLQQVSAALRRCAVRPPDLLARYGGEEFIILLPQETRDGAEVVAQRILDEVRALQIPHARSGVGPHVTVSLGMASVMPTEGMDPSALIRAADALLYRAKHTGRDRYCASEGE